One stretch of Leishmania panamensis strain MHOM/PA/94/PSC-1 chromosome 29 sequence DNA includes these proteins:
- a CDS encoding guanine deaminase, putative (TriTrypDB/GeneDB-style sysID: LpmP.29.0880): protein MPVQAFVGTIFETSDRNTLNIIQDALVVVQDGTIEQVINPATDAAAYARAAEEASAAGHLTRLKKGQYLIPGLIDVHVHAPQWPQLGTRLDMSLEMWLQQYTFPLEARYKDLEFAEKSYSSLVSALLANGTTTAAYFASIHVEASVLLARICLEKGQRAVVGRVAMDLADQCPEYYRDASPQESVAQSETFVQQVRALKGNTDGLVLPSVVPRFIPSCTDEALRGLGELAKRYDCHVQTHCSESNWEHNYVIERYGKHDALVLDSFGLVTRRTVLAHSNYLSTEDMQLIKERGAAVGHCPLSNFYFSGAVFPLKKALSMGVHVGMGTDISGGPSASLFDACRHALTAGRALECGTDPCLSATERSQHRGARVSSVEAFFVATANGGISLDLKVGRIAPGYMFDVLVIDTTLPKSSLMVFEGIDTLEDIFQKIVYTAAPHNIVQTYVNGRLVSQH, encoded by the coding sequence ATGCCTGTGCAGGCATTTGTGGGAACCATATTTGAGACCTCGGACCGAAACACGTTAAACATTATCCAGGATGCCCTGGTTGTGGTGCAAGACGGCACAATTGAGCAAGTGATCAATCCAGCAACCGATGCTGCAGCCTATGCAAGGGCAGCCGAGGAGGCTTCGGCCGCTGGGCACCTCACTCGTCTCAAGAAAGGCCAGTACCTGATTCCTGGACTCATTGATGTGCACGTTCACGCGCCGCAGTGGCCACAGCTTGGTACGAGACTTGATATGAGTTTGGAGATGTGGCTACAGCAGTACACGTTTCCGTTGGAGGCGCGTTACAAGGATCTGGAGTTTGCGGAGAAGTCGTACAGCTCACTCGTGTCCGCGCTGCTAGCGAATGGCACGACAACTGCGGCGTACTTTGCGTCGATTCACGTAGAAGCCAGTGTGCTCCTTGCACGTATCTGCTTGGAGAAGGGACAGCGCGCAGTAGTAGGCCGCGTTGCAATGGACCTTGCTGATCAGTGTCCTGAGTACTACCGCGACGCCTCGCCGCAGGAGTCAGTGGCGCAGTCAGAGACCTTTGTGCAGCAGGTGCGTGCGCTGAAGGGCAACACAGACGGCCTAGTGCTTCCTTCTGTAGTCCCTCGTTTCATTCCGAGTTGCACCGATGAGGCGCTGCGTGGACTGGGTGAGCTAGCAAAGAGGTACGACTGCCACGTGCAGACACACTGCTCCGAGAGTAATTGGGAGCACAACTATGTGATTGAGCGGTATGGCAAGCACGATGCCCTTGTCCTCGACAGCTTCGGACTTGTGACTCGACGGACCGTCTTGGCGCACTCCAACTACTTATCCACGGAGGACATGCAACTGATAAAGGAGCGCGGGGCAGCTGTGGGTCATTGCCCGCTGTCTAACTTCTACTTTTCAGGTGCCGTCTTCCCATTGAAAAAGGCTTTGAGCATGGGCGTGCATGTAGGGATGGGAACAGACATCTCTGGTGGCCCGAGCGCCTCGCTGTTCGACGCGTGCCGCCACGCGCTCACGGCGGGCCGCGCTTTGGAGTGCGGCACCGATCCGTGTCTGAGTGCCACGGAGCGCAGCCAGCACCGCGGCGCCCGCGTGAGCAGTGTGGAGGCCTTCTTTGTGGCTACCGCCAATGGTGGCATTTCCCTCGACTTGAAGGTCGGTCGTATCGCACCAGGCTACATGTTCGACGTATTGGTGATCGACACCACACTTCCGAAGAGCAGCCTGATGGTCTTTGAGGGCATCGACACCCTGGAGGACATCTTCCAGAAGATTGTTtacaccgccgcgccgcacaaCATCGTGCAAACGTACGTGAATGGGCGTCTGGTCTCACAACACTGA
- a CDS encoding cytochrome b5-like protein, putative (TriTrypDB/GeneDB-style sysID: LpmP.29.0890) yields the protein MLKDLLLLSGLKKRWPVISEEEIRMHNTRRSLWIVSGNSVYDVTGLLGSHPGGEAAILRRGGGSKNCEADYTFHSRYARREWDNRKVGEITSEVAMRLFPPRTGTHEANMRSATECAAGPPPVGISRTHINSGEESHTRTVDTYASTTVSPDQQYHRYDYASCRQRVL from the coding sequence ATGCTCAAAGATTTACTGCTTCTGAGTGGGCTTAAGAAGCGTTGGCCTGTGAtcagtgaggaggagataCGGATGCACAACACACGGAGATCTTTGTGGATCGTCTCAGGGAACTCAGTGTACGATGTTACAGGGCTACTAGGGTCGCACCCAGGGGGTGAGGCGGCTATTCTGCGACGTGGCGGCGGATCGAAAAACTGTGAAGCCGACTACACGTTTCACAGTCGCTACGCACGTCGGGAGTGGGACAATCGCAAGGTAGGGGAGATCACGTCCGAGGTTGCTATGAGACTGTTCCCACCCCGTACCGGGACGCACGAGGCGAACATGCGATCTGCCACAGAATGCGCTGCGGGGCCGCCACCTGTGGGTATCTCACGGACTCACATAAACAGCGGTGAGGAGAGCCATACACGCACGGTGGATACATACGCTAGCACAACAGTGTCACCGGACCAGCAGTATCACCGCTACGATTACGCATCGTGCCGACAGCGGGTACTCTGA
- a CDS encoding high mobility group protein tdp-1, putative (TriTrypDB/GeneDB-style sysID: LpmP.29.0850) — protein MSGLPNGTIPADLEKSMLEIMHDVGLSTLSKNTLRRRLEAKYNMDFTPLTAEVDRLVGKLMTTPEIQRELAKIQKEKEDVSARRSKRGRSASSAKKSNEKASKRDKKEKKPDDYPKGALSPYIIFVNENREKLKAQNPDMKNTELLAEMGNLWKKISEAEKSRYQKLSDEDKLRYDREMAAYIARGGAVFKRGGKKAKAVKEKDPKAPKRALTAYFFFASDYRSKHADVPAKQQMTEAGAAWGKMSADEKKPYEELAAKDKKRYEAECAARGSKPSLPKAADSASSSSADSSSSDSDESD, from the coding sequence ATGTCTGGTTTGCCCAACGGCACCATCCCAGCTGACTTGGAGAAGTCCATGCTGGAGATCATGCACGATGTCGGTCTCAGCACACTGAGCAAGAACACTCTACGCCGGCGTCTGGAGGCCAAGTACAACATGGACTTTACGCCGCTCACTGCAGAGGTAGACCGGTTAGTGGGCAAACTGATGACGACTCCTGAAATTCAGCGGGAGCTGGCCAAGATtcagaaggaaaaggaggacgTCAGCGCCCGCCGCTCGAAGCGtgggcgcagcgccagcagcgccaagaAGTCCAATGAGAAGGCAAGTAAGCGTGAtaagaaggagaagaagccggACGACTACCCCAAAggcgccctctctccataCATCATTTTTGTGAACGAGAATCGAGAGAAGTTAAAGGCGCAAAACCCTGATATGAAGAACACCGAGCTCCTTGCGGAGATGGGCAACTTGTGGAAGAAGATTTctgaggcagagaagagccgCTATCAGAAGCTCTCAGATGAGGACAAGCTGCGTTACGATCGCGAGATGGCGGCTTATATCgctcgcggcggtgctgtctTCAAGCGCGGTGGCAAGAAGGCAAAGGctgtgaaggagaaggaccCTAAAGCACCGAAGCGTGCACTGACCGCGTACTTCTTCTTTGCCAGCGACTACCGTTCCAAGCACGCCGACGTAcctgcgaagcagcagatgACCGAGGCCGGCGCGGCGTGGGGCAAGATGTCTGCCGATGAGAAGAAGCCGTACGAGGAGCTGGCTGCCAAAGACAAGAAGCGGTACGAGGCGGAGTGCGCAGCTCGCGGCTCGAAGCCCTCACTGCCGAAGGCTGCCGActctgcgtcgtcgtcttcggcagactcaagcagcagcgactcggACGAGAGCGACTAG
- a CDS encoding hypothetical protein (TriTrypDB/GeneDB-style sysID: LpmP.29.0870) gives MEEPKQTLYIRGLPDKPSANEVRRALYLYCTQFGPVKAVLYSKSKEFYGQAFVVFTDVGTATTARRSLHDRMFYGRQIQAFYAHKQAFCVAPGERRRRDLAREKKRLRTLQQKE, from the coding sequence ATGGAAGAGCCGAAGCAGACACTCTACATTCGGGGACTGCCTGACAAGCCGTCTGCCAATGAAGTGCGACGTGCCCTATATCTTTACTGCACTCAGTTTGGTCCAGTGAAGGCGGTGCTTTACAGCAAGTCGAAAGAGTTTTACGGTCAGGCATTTGTAGTGTTCACGGACGTTGGCACGGCCACGACAGCTCGCCGCTCGCTGCACGATCGCATGTTCTACGGCCGCCAAATTCAGGCTTTCTATGCGCACAAGCAGGCATTCTGTGTTGCTCCTGGcgagcgacgccgccgcgatCTGGCgcgcgagaagaagcgcttGCGTACGTTGCAGCAGAAAGAGTAA
- a CDS encoding hypothetical protein (TriTrypDB/GeneDB-style sysID: LpmP.29.0860), translating to MGSSTENEAELPLCEVHAAATSSSSGVGKQSSDTSTIRRRGRCYRVPGTSLSLRFPRESVDLLQTKLTTSPSLTEGETMCDLVRYHAELTLGLQQTMLWFICRLDTGIMLSSEEDGGVFGVLTHPRAVQLQWIFFDAVVQSVTSLQQRWSEDSACTGSVEAVGEVSVVLNGLAQAAQELRHPSHFPQLQVFELSESGTAHRSSPPFASWRSNSSATRASSDASTPLYSTSPRAPTRAQNSISECLGVVGADYSAKLTAQQLWCAQQLLSQRFTAYTAAWEVLERARFFVESTRSPTPTMPRSDSLQQVAAYAAVPSLVPAVELKCKRSSSHDGSTPPSCVTATQRKSERPYNMHQELGLPSRGLTFIEERAAAEVDDISTAQTDLTVSGSCLLTESPGVLSTPPVPSMLLPVSRCVLWDSFLASHSLSPTATLLAIQYLTASTTSSRPQGDVQHAHLGRPSSQSDFLCEIPASWPTVNLSKKDRPRVCSNETEPCRKGVGALGSASVHRCAHSS from the coding sequence ATGGGGAGCTCCACAGAGAATGAAGCAGAGCTGCCATTATGTGAGGTgcacgcagcggcgacgagtAGCAGCTCAGGGGTGGGAAAGCAATCCTCTGACACAAGCACTATCCGCCGCCGAGGACGGTGTTACAGAGTCCCGGGGACGTCCCTATCTCTGCGGTTCCCCAGGGAGTCTGTCGACCTTCTGCAGACAAAGCTGACGACAAGCCCCTCGCTTACAGAAGGCGAGACTATGTGTGATCTTGTCCGCTACCACGCTGAGCTGACGTTAGGTCTGCAGCAGACCATGCTTTGGTTTATATGTCGACTTGACACCGGCATCATGCTTTCTTCCGAGGAGGATGGCGGGGTCTTTGGTGTTTTGACTCATCCACGCGCTGTGCAGCTACAATGGATATTTTTCGACGCCGTCGTGCAATCCGTCACAAGccttcagcagcggtggagcgAGGATTCAGCCTGTACTGGATCTGTTGAGGCGGTTGGCGAGGTGTCTGTTGTGTTGAATGGGCTTGCGCAGGCTGCACAGGAGCTCCGGCACCCTTCACATTTCCCACAGCTGCAGGTGTTTGAGCTTTCTGAAAGCGGGACAGCACACCGAAGTTCGCCACCGTTCGCCTCTTGGCGGTCGAACTCATCTGCGACACGTGCTTCTAGTGACGCAAGCACGCCGCTGTACAGTACCTCTCCTCGAGCTCCGACAAGGGCGCAAAATTCAATCAGCGAGTGCCTTGGTGTTGTCGGGGCCGACTACTCTGCAAAGCTCACTGCTCAGCAGCTTTGGTGTGCCCAGCAACTCCTGTCTCAACGTTTTACAGCGTACACTGCCGCGTGGGAGGTTCTCGAGCGGGCTCGCTTTTTTGTAGAGTCGACTCGCAGCCCAACGCCAACGATGCCCCGCAGCGACAGTCTCCAACAGGTCGCTGCAtacgcagcggtgccgtcgcTGGTACCTGCTGTCGAGCTCAAATGCAAGCGTTCCAGCTCGCATGACGGGAGCACGCCACCGTCCTGTGTTACTGCAACACAGCGAAAGAGTGAGCGACCTTACAACATGCATCAAGAGCTGGGACTCCCTTCCAGAGGTTTGACGTTCATTGAGGAGCGGGCAGCGGCCGAGGTTGATGATATTTCCACTGCCCAGACAGACCTCACAGTTTCCGGGAGCTGCCTCCTCACCGAATCGCCTGGTGTCCTATCAACACCTCCGGTGCCATCTATGTTACTGCCAGTCTCCCGGTGCGTTCTGTGGGACAGCTTTTTAGCATCGCACAGCCTCTCGCCAACCGCAACACTGCTTGCTATTCAGTATCTGACAGCCAGCACGACCTCATCACGGCCACAAGGCGACGTGCAGCATGCGCACTTGGGGCGCCCCAGCAGCCAAAGCGACTTCCTGTGCGAGATTCCCGCAAGCTGGCCAACCGTAAATCTATCAAAGAAGGATCGCCCTCGTGTTTGCAGCAATGAGACGGAGCCATGCCGTAAGGGGGTCGGCGCACTTGGCTCCGCCTCAGTCCACAGGTGCGCTCACAGTAGCTGA